A stretch of DNA from Gimesia chilikensis:
AGCCGAGATCGTCACTTCCATGAAAGAAGTGAATCGACTGAAACGAGAGTTCATCAAAGTAAAAAACGAGTATGAAAGCCTGCTGAAGTCACAAGATCCAGCAGCTGCTCGAGTAATCGGTAATTTTTATTGTCTGGAAAAATGTGACTGGAAAGCCGGCCTGAAGCTATTGTTAAAATCCGATTCTCCCGCACTGCGAAAGACCGCTGCATTCGATCTGCAACTACCTGCCACTCCCGAGAGTCAGGTTCGATTAGCTGATGCCTGGTGGCAAGTGGCCGAAGAGGAAAAAGGTCAGGTCAGGAAAGCGTACCTGCTGAGGGGACGATACTGGTACCTCCAGGCTCGTCCTCACATCCCCGCTGCAGAACGTGTCGACCGGGATAAAAAGCTGGCGTTAATTCCTCTGGAAGCCGATCAAATCGTGATCTGGAATCAGCATAACGCACATTATTCAGACAGGGGAACCGAAGCCTGCGTCGTCACACTGCTTTTACAGGGAAAACCTGTCTGGCGCAAAGCAATACGCATCCCATGGGAAAAAGATTCACCGGCCTTTCAGACTTTGAATCCACCTGGAGTTCGTTTCGATCAGATTCGTGTTGATGTCACACAATATCGTGGCAATGGTGGCGGGCTGGGAGAAATTGAAGTCTTTGATAACAAAATCAATGTCGCCAGAAACTGTTCCGTAGTGGCCAGTGAATACTGGGAACAAAACCCGAAACATCACCCAACCAACCTGACGAACGGAGATAATTCGGGAGCGACAGGATTCTGGCTGCTCAACAATCAAAAAACAGGTTGGGCACTGGTGGATCTGATCAACTACCTGCCTTTTCAGTAAGCCATGACAAAGGGAGAAGTACCAGAACAATTTTTTATTTTGTGAACTAAAGTAGACAAATCCCCAAATGATGACGGTTTATCTATGACGGCTGATTCGCATTTTTCCTCTTAGAATACCGGTGTTTCACCGAAGGAGCTGAGATGATCGTTCGCTGCACACTGCCACTGGTTGTCCTGATATTGACTGTTTCTGCAGGTCACTTCTGCAAAGCGGAGGACATATTCGAAAAACCGGTGCGTCTTAAGGCGGATGGTAAATTCATCGACACGGGGAAAAACTGGGGGCACAGCAGTCCCTGTATTGAAGACCTGGACGGGGACGGACTGGATGATCTGATCCTGGGGGACTTCGGGGGGCATTTTCAATTCTATAAAAATGTGGGAAGTGATACAAAACCGGTCTTTCAGGACAGCGGCAAGATAAAAGCGGGGGGCAAAACTGCTAAAGTGAATATCTACTGCTGCGTCGGTGCGCAACCGCGTTTTGTCGATCTGAACGGCGACGGCATCCGGGACTTCATCAGCAGTTCGTACGATCCTGGTTATTGCTATTATTTTCGCGGACTGCCGGATCACAAGTTTGCCGACCCGATTGAGTTGAAAGATAAAACCGGTGTGCCGGTAAGAAATTTCGTCAAGCCGAAACAGAATTATCAGTCGTTTGGCAGTTTTTACATGCCCGTCGACTGGGACGCTGACGGTGATTTTGATTTATTGATCGGCTGTTTCGACGGACATCTGAAGTTACGGATAAATGAGGGTACTGCGAAAGAGTATGTCTTTGCTGCGGAGAATCAGACGGTCAAAGCGGGTGGCAAACCACTGGAGGTGGAAAAGCATTGTTGCCCTGTTGTAGCAGACTGGGACCAGGATGGCCTGTGGGACTTGCTGGCGGGCTGCGATAAAGGT
This window harbors:
- a CDS encoding FG-GAP repeat domain-containing protein; translated protein: MIVRCTLPLVVLILTVSAGHFCKAEDIFEKPVRLKADGKFIDTGKNWGHSSPCIEDLDGDGLDDLILGDFGGHFQFYKNVGSDTKPVFQDSGKIKAGGKTAKVNIYCCVGAQPRFVDLNGDGIRDFISSSYDPGYCYYFRGLPDHKFADPIELKDKTGVPVRNFVKPKQNYQSFGSFYMPVDWDADGDFDLLIGCFDGHLKLRINEGTAKEYVFAAENQTVKAGGKPLEVEKHCCPVVADWDQDGLWDLLAGCDKGGVTWFQNVGTKTKPVFAEGKALVDNSQQNGYDQMIAWEEEDLVPAIRSQIDVVDYNQDGKLDLLLGDFRTTFDFRKDLTAQNKQQVEELQAQFKAANEPFVSKLKALQDDIRKRYPGEGVYSDKADEEWSKAYKALREGPEAKKMEAFEAEYVSQMRPFLASTHGKRNRSHDLAQPHGYVWLFLRK